One part of the Macrobrachium rosenbergii isolate ZJJX-2024 chromosome 3, ASM4041242v1, whole genome shotgun sequence genome encodes these proteins:
- the LOC136851813 gene encoding ERC protein 2-like, translated as MALDDSGRPEDSRTDKDKDMVDDDSDCLEDDDSDCEDDDDFDCEDDISDYEEVDDSEWKEMPRSINQKSDDAIKKNADILRLEEENIAKTRIIEELKEKVERLAEGRLHMERDIRDLERLLQEKEKQICSLPAGMESLRKEISLKEKDTERLSKENDDKDSKIIILESTAVVLEMEKETLYHNLKEMESDRDRTRIQLHKLNENLESLRQENKMKQNHFENLQKENEDKDLRINSLIEKLEILNTVSQRADENLKQLEQCKKEMVEAQKEVGKLKEQNFQRDREILRLENECSQKQNMVIGLLNETKSAEAEKTNRNLNEMTRRKIQLEFELAEMKEDLETMEFEKLEATVEIERLQEDNFAKDQKIRSLESQVKMLKEEKTNGTVKEEQSGSEKKDEKKKALGKTRCLRKPQVNCKALYRQIDSIEEELRQIGAQKQPSAATKRCAKALAKTPAIKKALSTEEVHKTMRIESAARLRRLEQEAKMVKNLYKINSVT; from the coding sequence atgGCTCTGGACGACTCTGGGCGTCCGGAGGATTCTCGAACTGACAAGGACAAAGATATGGTAGACGACGACTCCGATTGTTTAGAAGATGATGATTCGGATTGCGAAGACGACGATGATTTCGATTGCGAAGACGATATTTCAGACTATGAAGAAGTCGATGATTCAGAATGGAAAGAAATGCCACGATCAATCAACCAAAAGTCAGACGACGCAATTAAGAAAAATGCAGACATCTTGAGGCTTGAAGAAGAGAACATAGCGAAGACTCGAATCATagaagaactgaaagagaaagTAGAGAGGCTGGCTGAAGGAAGACTGCACATGGAACGAGACATAAGAGACCTGGAACGACTtcttcaagaaaaggagaaacaaatctgCTCATTGCCAGCTGGAATGGAAAGTCTTCGAAAAGAAATATCGCTCAAGGAGAAAGATACGGAGAGGCTCTCAAAGGAAAACGATGATAAAGACTCCaagataattattttggaaagtaCGGCAGTAGTTCTCGAGATGGAAAAGGAAACGCTATATCACAatttgaaggaaatggaaagtgACAGAGACAGGACCCGCATCCAACTACACAAGCTGAACGAGAACTTGGAAAGCCTCCGACAAGAGAACAAAATGAAGCAGAACCACTTTGAAAATCtgcagaaggaaaatgaagacaaagacTTAAGGATAAACAGtttaatagaaaaattagaaattctcaACACTGTTTCTCAGAGAGCTGACGAAAATTTGAAACAGCTCGAACAATGTAAGAAGGAAATGGTAGAGGCACAGAAGGAGGTAGGAAAACTGAAAGAACAGAACTTCCAGAGGGATAGGGAGATTCTCCGACTGGAGAATGAATGCTCCCAGAAGCAAAATATGGTCATCGGTCTGTTGAACGAAACGAAAAGTGCTGAAGCAGAGAAGACAAATAGAAATTTGAACGAAATGACGAGACGAAAAATCCAGCTGGAATTCGAACTGGCTGAGATGAAAGAGGACCTAGAGACGATGGAGTTTGAAAAACTGGAAGCAACAGTTGAAATTGAAAGACTCCAGGAAGACAACTTCGCAAAGGATCAGAAGATCAGATCCTTGGAAAGTCAAGTCAAAATGCttaaagaagaaaagacaaatgGAACAGTGAAGGAAGAACAGTCTGGCtcagaaaagaaagatgaaaagaaaaaggctttGGGTAAAACTCGATGTCTGAGGAAACCTCAGGTCAACTGCAAAGCCCTCTACCGACAGATAGACAGCATCGAGGAAGAGCTTCGTCAAATCGGGGCACAGAAGCAACCTTCAGCTGCTACCAAGAGATGCGCAAAAGCCCTGGCTAAAACTCCAGCAATCAAGAAGGCCCTAAGTACAGAAGAAGTACATAAGACAATGAGGATTGAGTCTGCAGCGAGACTCCGAAGACTGGAGCAAGAagctaaaatggtaaaaaatctcTACAAGATCAACTCTGTCACTTAA